The following coding sequences lie in one Mercenaria mercenaria strain notata chromosome 5, MADL_Memer_1, whole genome shotgun sequence genomic window:
- the LOC123556520 gene encoding fucose-1-phosphate guanylyltransferase-like isoform X2 — MIVSLLPFRLKSSTEIWRDKEELGSPFWDVVVLTAADEAQKNVYEKQLEYKYQRHELPLEVEILVVADPTGPKIGNGGSTIVSLEALYEKFGEKLFEYRVLLIHAGGQSQRMPSASVLGKIFSPIPRGNPIYQMLDIKLAMFCPLIVKMPKGVFVTCADDFLVYNLGEKHDDIKFSETGFTALAHPSSLAVGTGHGVYVIQDSKKVNPNVPLQVCECLEVLQKPSEVVMYKKGAVLRSNNLKFANGIHVEGKAAYTDSSFFFAHDVSKKLLAFAEENGPLSCEIDAYGDFLQALGPRATSDYINNTSNVSTVTPGLYETRKKVFNLLNKSNITLLVMNCSKFIHIGTTKEYIEYFCCDDTFQAEMGLEKDVFNLWTKNGGQNPPALRSGSGDTSDQPTPPKCLKLSDTSLGCVMHSYLPTESCVSATAVIEFCSFSVPVKVGQCCILSNCEFKADIRVKDLEGKTPFLVEYMNTVQTLEFPNNLFLHTVPIREEGQTKFVTVFFDIKDNLKKEAPAGDVKRLPFLGKLVEDYTAVTGTDLALVAPDNVDTKVNLWYTNLFPVTDDASESLLLALKCVNAAKTDKTGAITLTSVRLVSMATVLKEKDLEAMLNRRNVLYNTIKCDRNVSPQY; from the exons ATGATTGTTTCCCTTCTACCATTCCGTCTAAAGTCAAGTACCGAAATTT gGCGTGACAAAGAGGAGCTGGGTAGTCCTTTCTGGGATGTTGTGGTTCTGACGGCAGCTGATGAAGCTCAGAAAAATGTGTACGAGAAACAGCTAGAATACAAGTACCAAAGACATGAACTACCACTTGAAGTAGAAATTCTCGTAGTAGCTGATCCTACTGGCCCCAAAATTG GAAATGGAGGATCAACTATTGTATCACTTGAGGCACTGTATGAGAAGTTTGGTGAGAAACTGTTTGAGTACAGAGTGTTGCTCATTCATGCTGGAGGCCAGAGTCAAAGAATGCCCAGTGCAAGTGTACTTGGGAAAATTTTCTCCCCAATACCAAGAGGAAATCCAATTTACCAAATGCTGGACATCAAATTGGCTATGTTTTGTCCACTCATCGTGAAAATGCCCAAAGGAGTGTTTGTAACATGTGCAGATGATTTTCTAGTGTATAATTTAGGGGAAAAACATGATGATATCAAGTTTTCAGAGACTGGATTTACAGCTCTAGCCCACCCATCAAGCCTTGCTGTTGGTACGGGTCATGGTGTGTATGTTATTCAAGACAGTAAGAAAGTCAATCCAAATGTCCCACTTCAGGTGTGTGAGTGCCTTGAAGTTTTACAGAAACCAAGCGAGGTTGTGATGTATAAGAAAGGAGCTGTGCTCAGGTCAAACAATCTCAAATTTGCCAACGGAATTCATGTTGAAGGTAAAGCTGCCTATACAGACAGTTCATTTTTCTTTGCCCATGACGTCAGCAAGAAGTTACTTGCATTTGCAGAAGAGAATGGACCCCTGTCCTGTGAAATTGATGCTTACGGAGATTTTCTACAAGCGTTAGGTCCTAGAGCAACTTCTGATTATATCAACAATACCTCAAATGTAAGCACAGTAACACCGGGTCTGTATGAAACACGGAAAAAAGTATTCAATCTTCTAAACAAGTCGAATATAACTCTCCTAGTTATGAATTGTTCCAAGTTTATACACATTGGCACAACAAAGGAGTACATTGAATACTTCTGCTGTGATGATACATTTCAAGCAGAGATGGGGCTTGAAAAAGATGTTTTCAACTTGTGGACCAAGAATGGCGGTCAGAATCCACCAGCTCTCAGATCTGGATCAGGTGACACTTCCGACCAGCCAACACCACCTAAGTGCTTGAAGCTTTCAGATACGAGCCTTGGTTGTGTGATGCACAGCTACCTCCCAACAGAATCTTGTGTATCAGCTACAGCAGTCATTGAGTTTTGCTCTTTCAGTGTTCCAGTTAAAGTTGGACAGTGTTGTATTCTTAGCAATTGTGAGTTTAAAGCAGATATCAGGGTCAAAGATTTAGAAGGAAAAACTCCTTTCTTAGTAGAATACATGAATACTGTGCAGACACTAGAGTTCCCAAATAATCTCTTTTTGCATACAGTTCCAATCAGAGAAGAGGGCCAGACTAAATTTGTGACTGTCTTCTTTGATATAAAAGATAATTTGAAGAAAGAAGCACCTGCAGGTGATGTCAAGCGACTGCCATTCCTAGGAAAACTTGTGGAAGATTATACAGCTGTGACTGGTACAGATCTTGCATTAGTGGCTCCTGACAACGTTGACACTAAAGTTAATCTCTGGTACACGAATCTGTTCCCTGTAACAGATGATGCTAGTGAATCTCTTCTTTTGGCATTAAAATGTGTGAATGCAGCAAAAACTGATAAAACTGGAGCAATAACCTTGACCTCAGTTAGattggtttccatggcaacagtaCTAAAGGAAAAAGATTTAGAGGCAATGCTTAATAGGAGGAATGTACTGTACAATACCATCAAATGTGATAGAAATGTTAGTCctcaatattga
- the LOC123556520 gene encoding fucose-1-phosphate guanylyltransferase-like isoform X1 produces MQKYFSNVLTRYEKIRGRDKEELGSPFWDVVVLTAADEAQKNVYEKQLEYKYQRHELPLEVEILVVADPTGPKIGNGGSTIVSLEALYEKFGEKLFEYRVLLIHAGGQSQRMPSASVLGKIFSPIPRGNPIYQMLDIKLAMFCPLIVKMPKGVFVTCADDFLVYNLGEKHDDIKFSETGFTALAHPSSLAVGTGHGVYVIQDSKKVNPNVPLQVCECLEVLQKPSEVVMYKKGAVLRSNNLKFANGIHVEGKAAYTDSSFFFAHDVSKKLLAFAEENGPLSCEIDAYGDFLQALGPRATSDYINNTSNVSTVTPGLYETRKKVFNLLNKSNITLLVMNCSKFIHIGTTKEYIEYFCCDDTFQAEMGLEKDVFNLWTKNGGQNPPALRSGSGDTSDQPTPPKCLKLSDTSLGCVMHSYLPTESCVSATAVIEFCSFSVPVKVGQCCILSNCEFKADIRVKDLEGKTPFLVEYMNTVQTLEFPNNLFLHTVPIREEGQTKFVTVFFDIKDNLKKEAPAGDVKRLPFLGKLVEDYTAVTGTDLALVAPDNVDTKVNLWYTNLFPVTDDASESLLLALKCVNAAKTDKTGAITLTSVRLVSMATVLKEKDLEAMLNRRNVLYNTIKCDRNVSPQY; encoded by the exons ATGCAAAAGTATTTTTCGAACGTACTTACTCGCTATGAAAAAATCAGAG gGCGTGACAAAGAGGAGCTGGGTAGTCCTTTCTGGGATGTTGTGGTTCTGACGGCAGCTGATGAAGCTCAGAAAAATGTGTACGAGAAACAGCTAGAATACAAGTACCAAAGACATGAACTACCACTTGAAGTAGAAATTCTCGTAGTAGCTGATCCTACTGGCCCCAAAATTG GAAATGGAGGATCAACTATTGTATCACTTGAGGCACTGTATGAGAAGTTTGGTGAGAAACTGTTTGAGTACAGAGTGTTGCTCATTCATGCTGGAGGCCAGAGTCAAAGAATGCCCAGTGCAAGTGTACTTGGGAAAATTTTCTCCCCAATACCAAGAGGAAATCCAATTTACCAAATGCTGGACATCAAATTGGCTATGTTTTGTCCACTCATCGTGAAAATGCCCAAAGGAGTGTTTGTAACATGTGCAGATGATTTTCTAGTGTATAATTTAGGGGAAAAACATGATGATATCAAGTTTTCAGAGACTGGATTTACAGCTCTAGCCCACCCATCAAGCCTTGCTGTTGGTACGGGTCATGGTGTGTATGTTATTCAAGACAGTAAGAAAGTCAATCCAAATGTCCCACTTCAGGTGTGTGAGTGCCTTGAAGTTTTACAGAAACCAAGCGAGGTTGTGATGTATAAGAAAGGAGCTGTGCTCAGGTCAAACAATCTCAAATTTGCCAACGGAATTCATGTTGAAGGTAAAGCTGCCTATACAGACAGTTCATTTTTCTTTGCCCATGACGTCAGCAAGAAGTTACTTGCATTTGCAGAAGAGAATGGACCCCTGTCCTGTGAAATTGATGCTTACGGAGATTTTCTACAAGCGTTAGGTCCTAGAGCAACTTCTGATTATATCAACAATACCTCAAATGTAAGCACAGTAACACCGGGTCTGTATGAAACACGGAAAAAAGTATTCAATCTTCTAAACAAGTCGAATATAACTCTCCTAGTTATGAATTGTTCCAAGTTTATACACATTGGCACAACAAAGGAGTACATTGAATACTTCTGCTGTGATGATACATTTCAAGCAGAGATGGGGCTTGAAAAAGATGTTTTCAACTTGTGGACCAAGAATGGCGGTCAGAATCCACCAGCTCTCAGATCTGGATCAGGTGACACTTCCGACCAGCCAACACCACCTAAGTGCTTGAAGCTTTCAGATACGAGCCTTGGTTGTGTGATGCACAGCTACCTCCCAACAGAATCTTGTGTATCAGCTACAGCAGTCATTGAGTTTTGCTCTTTCAGTGTTCCAGTTAAAGTTGGACAGTGTTGTATTCTTAGCAATTGTGAGTTTAAAGCAGATATCAGGGTCAAAGATTTAGAAGGAAAAACTCCTTTCTTAGTAGAATACATGAATACTGTGCAGACACTAGAGTTCCCAAATAATCTCTTTTTGCATACAGTTCCAATCAGAGAAGAGGGCCAGACTAAATTTGTGACTGTCTTCTTTGATATAAAAGATAATTTGAAGAAAGAAGCACCTGCAGGTGATGTCAAGCGACTGCCATTCCTAGGAAAACTTGTGGAAGATTATACAGCTGTGACTGGTACAGATCTTGCATTAGTGGCTCCTGACAACGTTGACACTAAAGTTAATCTCTGGTACACGAATCTGTTCCCTGTAACAGATGATGCTAGTGAATCTCTTCTTTTGGCATTAAAATGTGTGAATGCAGCAAAAACTGATAAAACTGGAGCAATAACCTTGACCTCAGTTAGattggtttccatggcaacagtaCTAAAGGAAAAAGATTTAGAGGCAATGCTTAATAGGAGGAATGTACTGTACAATACCATCAAATGTGATAGAAATGTTAGTCctcaatattga